TCGGGAACGCCGTCGACCGGCCACTGCCGGCTCGCGGCGATGAGCGCCTCCTGCACGGCGTCCTCGGCCACGTCGAAGCGGCCGAATCGTCGCACGATCGCGCCGAGCACCTGCGGCGCCTCGGAGCGCAGCAGGTGCTCGACCTCCCGGTCGCGTGCCATCAGGCGAAGTCGTCGCCCATGATCGGGCGGATCTCCATCGGCTCGCCGAGCATCTCGACCATTCGGCTGACGATGTCGCGGGCCCGTTCGAGGCTCGCGACGTCGATGACGGCGAAGCTCGCGAGCACCTCCTTCAGCTCGGCGAACGGCCCGTCCGTGGCGACGACGCCGGACTCGGTCTTCCGCACCGTGGTGGTGACGGCGGGATGCCCGAGGCCCTCGCTCGTGACGAACTCACCGGTCGCCCGCAGTTCGGTCTCG
The sequence above is a segment of the Agromyces hippuratus genome. Coding sequences within it:
- a CDS encoding YciI family protein; this translates as MKFLVLSYTPAASWDAATADAPTEEALAAFAIYQQFETELRATGEFVTSEGLGHPAVTTTVRKTESGVVATDGPFAELKEVLASFAVIDVASLERARDIVSRMVEMLGEPMEIRPIMGDDFA